One genomic window of Actinoplanes lobatus includes the following:
- a CDS encoding potassium transporter Kup, with translation MLDQQQPAADHSTPHEGAGGSGRDVVRLAVVVGALGVVFGDIGTSPIYTMQTVFNPADPHPVPVTTDNVYGVVSLIFWAVMIIVTLTYVLLAMRIDNDGEGGIMALITLLRRWTAPRGRRTAAVLAGLGIFGASLFFGDSMITPAISVLSAVEGLKIVAPSLEEWIVPITAVIIVALFAVQRHGTAVIGRLFGPIMIVWFTAIGACGVIGIAEQPAILKALSPTYALSFLAGNFGIAFFALAGIVLAVTGAEALYADMGHFGRRAITRGWLLLALPACVLSYLGQGALILQDAANISGPFFLLVPGWGRWAMVLLATAATVIASQAVITGAYSVAAQAARLGYLPRLRITHTSESTIGQIYVPWINWLLLVSVLTLVFAFRSSAALAYAFGMAVICTISITTLLFFYVARSRWGTPWWLLATGATVLVGIDLLFVAANLTKLAHGAWLPLLIGLTAFTVMTTWQRGREIVTANRKRQEGSLQDFVTQLRTGATPATTVPGTAVFLNRGGQTAPLALRANVEHNKIRHERVVILSLETQPVPRVADADRITVDDLGYGDDGIIFVAARYGYTETPDVPATLRGLTPEQTEGPLDTDDTTYYLSKIELQSSPEPTMAQWRKRLFTATSNITADAAEQFGLPRDRTVIMGSHIDV, from the coding sequence GTGCTCGACCAGCAGCAGCCGGCGGCGGATCACAGCACGCCACACGAAGGCGCGGGCGGTAGTGGGCGTGATGTCGTGCGCCTGGCCGTGGTCGTCGGTGCGCTCGGGGTGGTGTTCGGCGACATCGGCACCAGCCCGATCTACACGATGCAGACGGTCTTCAACCCCGCCGACCCGCATCCGGTCCCGGTCACCACCGACAACGTGTACGGTGTCGTGTCGCTGATCTTCTGGGCCGTGATGATCATCGTGACCCTCACCTACGTGCTGCTCGCCATGCGCATCGACAACGACGGCGAAGGCGGCATCATGGCGCTGATCACGTTGCTGCGCCGGTGGACCGCACCCCGGGGCAGACGTACCGCCGCGGTCCTGGCCGGTCTGGGTATCTTCGGCGCCTCCCTGTTCTTCGGCGACAGCATGATCACGCCGGCGATCTCCGTACTGTCGGCCGTGGAAGGTCTCAAGATCGTCGCGCCGTCGCTGGAGGAGTGGATCGTCCCGATCACCGCGGTCATCATCGTGGCGTTGTTCGCGGTGCAGCGGCACGGCACCGCGGTCATCGGCCGGTTGTTCGGCCCGATCATGATCGTCTGGTTCACGGCGATCGGCGCCTGCGGTGTCATCGGCATCGCCGAGCAGCCCGCCATCCTCAAGGCGCTGTCACCCACCTACGCGCTGAGCTTCCTGGCCGGCAACTTCGGCATCGCGTTCTTCGCACTCGCCGGGATCGTACTGGCGGTCACCGGCGCCGAGGCGCTCTACGCCGACATGGGCCACTTCGGCCGCCGCGCCATCACCCGCGGCTGGCTGCTGCTGGCGCTGCCGGCCTGCGTACTGAGCTACCTCGGCCAGGGAGCCCTGATCCTGCAGGACGCGGCCAACATCAGCGGCCCGTTCTTCCTGCTGGTCCCGGGATGGGGGAGGTGGGCGATGGTGCTGCTGGCCACCGCGGCCACGGTCATCGCCTCCCAAGCGGTGATCACGGGCGCCTACTCGGTCGCCGCGCAGGCCGCCCGCCTCGGATACCTGCCACGGCTGCGCATCACGCACACGTCGGAGTCGACCATCGGCCAGATCTACGTGCCCTGGATCAACTGGCTGCTGCTGGTCTCCGTACTCACCCTGGTCTTCGCGTTCCGCAGCTCCGCGGCCCTGGCGTACGCGTTCGGCATGGCGGTGATCTGCACCATCTCCATCACCACCCTGCTGTTCTTCTACGTCGCCCGGTCCCGCTGGGGAACACCCTGGTGGCTGCTCGCGACCGGCGCCACCGTCCTGGTGGGCATCGACCTGTTGTTCGTCGCCGCCAACCTCACCAAACTCGCCCACGGCGCCTGGCTGCCACTGCTCATCGGCCTGACCGCGTTCACCGTCATGACCACCTGGCAACGCGGCCGGGAGATCGTCACCGCCAACCGCAAACGCCAGGAAGGCTCGCTGCAGGACTTCGTCACCCAGCTGAGAACCGGCGCGACGCCAGCCACCACTGTCCCTGGCACCGCGGTGTTCCTCAACCGCGGTGGACAGACCGCACCACTGGCCCTACGCGCCAACGTCGAACACAACAAGATTCGCCATGAACGCGTCGTCATCCTGTCGCTGGAGACCCAGCCGGTGCCCCGCGTCGCGGACGCCGACCGCATCACCGTCGACGATCTTGGATACGGCGACGACGGCATCATCTTCGTCGCCGCCCGTTACGGCTACACCGAAACTCCCGACGTGCCCGCGACACTACGCGGGCTGACACCGGAGCAGACCGAAGGGCCCCTCGACACCGACGACACGACCTACTACCTCTCCAAGATCGAACTCCAGAGCTCGCCGGAACCGACCATGGCCCAGTGGCGTAAACGGCTGTTCACGGCCACCTCCAACATCACCGCCGACGCCGCCGAGCAATTCGGCCTGCCCCGCGACCGTACCGTCATCATGGGTTCCCACATCGACGTGTGA
- a CDS encoding DUF4118 domain-containing protein, with protein MATWVNRSRVCVGLAVVTPFAVTAALAPMRARVEMVDVALLLVVVVVAVAALGSRLAGYLAALSAGAWFNYFFIAPYQQFRIADRSGVQTFTLLMIVGAAVTELAVWGRRQQAAASREAGYLAGINAAAASGATGGGSRQELIKQVASNLVEALHLQTARYQSGVAGLGDPARLQRDGQIMWQHARWDVDHQGLPGDTDIELLVEHDGRLHGRYLLRAAPHTVVSLSERRVALTLADQVGAALG; from the coding sequence ATGGCCACCTGGGTCAACCGGAGTCGTGTCTGCGTCGGCCTCGCGGTCGTCACACCTTTCGCCGTCACGGCGGCGCTGGCGCCGATGCGGGCCCGCGTCGAAATGGTCGACGTCGCGCTGCTGCTCGTGGTGGTCGTGGTCGCGGTCGCGGCACTGGGCAGCCGGCTGGCCGGATACCTGGCGGCGCTGTCGGCCGGCGCCTGGTTCAACTACTTCTTCATCGCGCCGTACCAGCAGTTCCGGATCGCCGACCGATCGGGGGTCCAGACTTTCACACTGCTCATGATCGTCGGTGCTGCGGTGACCGAATTGGCGGTCTGGGGCCGCCGTCAGCAAGCCGCGGCCAGCCGCGAGGCCGGCTATCTCGCCGGTATCAACGCCGCCGCGGCCAGCGGCGCGACCGGCGGCGGCTCCCGGCAGGAGCTGATCAAACAGGTCGCCTCGAATCTCGTCGAGGCCCTTCACCTGCAAACCGCCCGATACCAATCCGGCGTGGCAGGCCTCGGTGACCCGGCACGACTGCAACGTGACGGCCAGATCATGTGGCAACACGCCAGGTGGGATGTCGACCATCAAGGGCTGCCGGGCGACACCGACATCGAGCTTCTCGTCGAGCATGACGGGCGACTGCACGGCAGATACCTGCTGCGCGCGGCGCCGCACACGGTCGTGTCCCTGAGCGAACGCCGCGTCGCCCTCACGCTCGCCGACCAGGTCGGCGCGGCGTTGGGCTGA
- a CDS encoding EXLDI protein, giving the protein MPNKTIYISDDDLPLLQRAQELTGGNLSGAIVTALRRLVTVEEAKHAGFDEITVKVGLGSSAVKRFLGVALGEWTASSVDGEETYSLFRTAKGRFAVHHSKPELHTPAGPDAERSRKWSTGWRGWIGDWSPDQAWMRTPAQATFAVVDTVEELEPLLPAELYVFAVQAIQDEPVVEDLDI; this is encoded by the coding sequence ATGCCGAACAAGACCATCTACATCTCCGACGACGACCTGCCGCTGCTGCAACGGGCCCAGGAACTGACCGGGGGCAACCTGTCGGGCGCCATCGTCACGGCTCTACGCCGGCTGGTCACGGTCGAGGAGGCCAAGCACGCCGGGTTCGACGAGATCACCGTGAAAGTCGGTCTCGGCAGTTCCGCCGTCAAACGTTTCCTCGGGGTCGCCCTCGGCGAGTGGACGGCGTCGAGCGTGGACGGCGAGGAGACCTACTCACTGTTTCGGACCGCCAAGGGCCGCTTCGCGGTGCACCACTCCAAGCCCGAACTGCACACCCCGGCCGGGCCCGACGCCGAACGGAGCAGGAAGTGGTCCACCGGATGGCGCGGCTGGATAGGTGACTGGTCACCCGACCAGGCCTGGATGCGCACCCCGGCACAGGCCACCTTCGCCGTCGTCGACACCGTCGAGGAACTCGAGCCACTGCTGCCAGCAGAACTGTATGTCTTCGCAGTGCAGGCCATCCAGGACGAGCCCGTCGTGGAGGACCTCGACATCTGA
- a CDS encoding Chromate resistance protein ChrB, which produces MEDRRQWVLLSYRIPREPSQPRISVWRKLERLGVARLGDGLIALPADDRTREQLDWVAEEVVENGGTAMIWLATPGDIAQEQAVIDGMRAARAAEYRTVIEQATTVPADDAERTRLVRRLRGELRRITDRDHFPPGERETARIAVQELATVKEST; this is translated from the coding sequence GTGGAGGATCGCAGGCAGTGGGTGCTGCTGTCGTACCGGATCCCGCGGGAGCCGTCGCAGCCGCGGATCTCGGTGTGGCGCAAGCTGGAGCGCCTCGGTGTGGCCCGGCTGGGCGACGGGCTGATCGCGCTGCCCGCCGACGACCGGACCCGCGAGCAGCTGGACTGGGTCGCCGAGGAGGTCGTCGAGAACGGCGGCACCGCCATGATCTGGCTGGCCACACCCGGTGACATCGCCCAGGAACAGGCCGTGATCGACGGGATGCGGGCGGCCCGCGCCGCCGAGTACCGGACGGTGATCGAGCAGGCCACGACCGTACCGGCCGACGACGCCGAGCGCACCCGCCTGGTCCGGAGACTGCGCGGCGAGCTGCGCCGGATCACCGACCGTGACCACTTTCCGCCGGGGGAGCGGGAGACCGCGCGGATCGCGGTGCAGGAACTCGCTACGGTGAAGGAGTCGACATGA
- a CDS encoding chromate resistance protein ChrB domain-containing protein, whose product MRWATRAGVHIDRAACAWLIRTHIDPDAEFLFVDDRTAVPADATPFDMRGAELGHHRGDCSFETILRRYELHDPVLWKIAEIVHEADLADERYDAPEGPGFDVLLRGLSMTCDDERVLALSGPIFDGLYEYQRRAVLLNRTPG is encoded by the coding sequence ATGAGGTGGGCCACCCGTGCCGGCGTGCACATCGACCGTGCCGCGTGCGCGTGGCTGATCCGCACCCACATCGACCCGGACGCGGAGTTCCTGTTCGTCGACGACCGGACCGCGGTGCCCGCCGACGCGACCCCGTTCGACATGCGCGGCGCCGAACTCGGCCACCACAGGGGTGACTGCTCTTTCGAGACGATCCTGCGACGGTACGAGCTGCACGATCCGGTGCTGTGGAAGATCGCCGAGATCGTGCACGAGGCCGACCTCGCCGACGAACGCTACGACGCGCCTGAGGGACCCGGCTTCGACGTGCTGCTGCGCGGGCTGTCGATGACCTGCGACGACGAGCGGGTGCTCGCGCTGAGCGGACCGATCTTCGACGGCCTGTACGAATACCAGCGCCGCGCCGTCCTGCTGAACAGGACACCCGGATGA
- the chrA gene encoding chromate efflux transporter — translation MSQSVDEIRDVVPFGKAVRAWFSISLQTFGGPAGQIAVMQRHLVDEHRWIGQKRFLHALNYCMLLPGPEAQQLAIYVGWLLNGVRGGLVAGTLFVLPGVVALLALSAIYVGFGDTRVVTALFAGLAPAVVAIVAQAVWRVAGRALTNRTLVAFAVLAFLSLAVFAVPFPVVVALAALAGWALHRWRPELVESSGGHGSAKDGPEPLISDDALHHEHPSARRTAVILAIGLAVWFVPVALFAIFTGTDSVYTQQGLFFSGTAVVTFGGAYAVLAFVAQRAVEHYAWLSSGDMVRGLALAESTPGPLIMVVQFVAFLGAYSNPGSLDPWVAGVVASLLTTWVTFVPCFLFILLGAPYVERLRGNRSLSAALTGITAAVVGVIANLGLYFAVHTLFNEVHEVHAGPVHMSLPDFGAVRPVPLIIAAVAALLIFWRNWPVLRVLGICAGLGLIAGLAGLPGV, via the coding sequence ATGAGCCAGTCCGTCGACGAGATCCGCGACGTCGTCCCGTTCGGCAAGGCGGTCCGCGCCTGGTTCAGCATCTCGTTGCAGACCTTCGGCGGCCCGGCCGGGCAGATCGCGGTCATGCAGCGGCACCTGGTCGACGAGCACCGGTGGATCGGGCAGAAACGGTTCCTGCACGCCCTGAACTACTGCATGCTGCTGCCCGGCCCGGAGGCCCAGCAGCTGGCCATCTACGTGGGCTGGCTGCTCAACGGCGTCCGCGGCGGCCTGGTCGCCGGCACCCTGTTCGTGCTGCCGGGCGTCGTGGCGCTGCTCGCCCTGTCGGCGATCTACGTCGGCTTCGGCGACACCCGGGTGGTGACCGCCCTGTTCGCGGGCCTCGCACCTGCGGTGGTGGCGATCGTCGCGCAGGCCGTGTGGCGGGTCGCCGGACGGGCACTGACCAACCGCACCCTCGTCGCGTTCGCGGTGCTGGCGTTCCTCTCGCTGGCGGTGTTCGCGGTGCCGTTCCCGGTCGTGGTCGCGCTCGCCGCGCTGGCCGGCTGGGCGCTGCACCGATGGCGGCCGGAGCTGGTCGAGTCGTCCGGCGGCCACGGCTCGGCGAAGGACGGCCCCGAGCCGTTGATCTCCGACGATGCCCTGCACCACGAACATCCGTCGGCCCGCCGCACCGCGGTGATCCTGGCGATCGGGCTGGCCGTCTGGTTCGTACCGGTGGCATTGTTTGCGATCTTCACCGGCACGGACAGCGTCTACACCCAGCAGGGCCTGTTCTTCTCCGGCACCGCCGTGGTCACTTTCGGCGGCGCCTACGCGGTGCTCGCGTTCGTCGCGCAGCGGGCTGTCGAGCACTACGCCTGGCTGTCTTCCGGCGACATGGTCCGCGGTCTCGCGCTCGCCGAATCCACCCCCGGCCCGCTGATCATGGTGGTGCAGTTCGTGGCGTTCCTCGGCGCCTACAGCAACCCGGGCAGCCTCGACCCGTGGGTGGCCGGAGTCGTCGCGTCGCTGCTGACGACCTGGGTCACGTTCGTGCCGTGCTTCCTGTTCATCCTGCTCGGCGCCCCCTACGTGGAGCGGCTGCGCGGGAACCGGTCGCTGTCGGCGGCACTGACCGGCATCACCGCGGCGGTCGTCGGCGTCATCGCCAACCTCGGCCTCTACTTCGCGGTCCACACCCTGTTCAACGAGGTGCACGAAGTCCACGCCGGGCCGGTGCACATGAGCCTTCCCGACTTCGGCGCCGTCCGCCCCGTACCCCTGATCATCGCCGCCGTGGCGGCTCTCTTGATCTTCTGGCGCAACTGGCCGGTGCTACGCGTCCTCGGCATCTGCGCCGGGCTGGGCCTGATCGCGGGGCTCGCCGGCCTGCCGGGAGTGTGA
- a CDS encoding class I SAM-dependent methyltransferase has product MTVGRAPRYGTWIRSGRLRRFAAVSGACLALSALAWLSPWFLLFLVPFAVFGYITLILALTVRRFTPRGGDFQRRIHDLMVAKVAPAAPRRVLDVGCGSGSLVIRLAKALPDSTVTGIDSWGTDWEYSQKQCENNARIEGVAARTAFGRQSAAAIEFPDGSFDAVVSCLTFHEIGDLADKSDGVVEALRVLRPGGRYVFLDLFADPACYPSTEDVREAIGRAGASITEFGILAGSLPLPFPLRHPKVLGHAILIAGTKPGNASS; this is encoded by the coding sequence GTGACCGTAGGCCGTGCACCGCGCTACGGCACCTGGATTCGCAGCGGCCGGCTCCGCCGGTTCGCCGCCGTCAGCGGCGCCTGCCTGGCTCTGAGCGCGCTGGCGTGGCTGTCGCCCTGGTTCCTACTGTTCCTCGTACCGTTCGCGGTCTTCGGCTACATCACGCTGATCCTGGCGCTCACCGTCCGTCGCTTCACGCCGCGCGGCGGGGACTTCCAGCGCCGCATCCACGACCTCATGGTCGCCAAGGTCGCGCCTGCGGCGCCGCGCCGGGTGCTGGATGTGGGCTGCGGCAGCGGGAGCCTGGTCATCAGGCTCGCGAAGGCCCTGCCGGACAGCACCGTGACGGGCATCGACTCCTGGGGGACGGACTGGGAGTACTCGCAGAAGCAGTGCGAGAACAATGCGCGCATCGAGGGCGTCGCCGCCCGGACGGCGTTCGGCAGGCAGAGCGCCGCCGCCATCGAGTTCCCCGACGGCAGCTTCGACGCGGTAGTCAGTTGCCTGACCTTCCACGAGATCGGCGACCTCGCGGACAAGTCCGACGGCGTGGTCGAGGCCCTACGCGTGCTGCGGCCGGGCGGCCGGTACGTCTTTCTTGATCTGTTCGCTGACCCGGCCTGCTATCCGTCGACCGAGGACGTTCGGGAGGCGATCGGACGAGCGGGTGCCTCGATCACGGAATTCGGCATCCTGGCCGGCTCCCTGCCGCTGCCGTTCCCGCTACGGCATCCGAAGGTGCTCGGGCACGCGATACTCATCGCCGGGACGAAGCCCGGCAACGCGTCATCCTGA
- a CDS encoding LacI family DNA-binding transcriptional regulator, translating to MQPDYSVTEAAARAERRGRRRGEMTVAAVARLAGVSKPTVSRVLNGKSGVAPDTRQRVEEVLREYGYRRPAAVAPSPGMEVVFFGLESTMAIEIMRGVQDVAGDRDLGVGFTDVAAFGGEGRPWAERLLARRPAGIIVVHSRFTAQQYAQLSASGIPLVSAQPVNPPPDAVPSVAATNWSGAVAATRHLIGLGHRRIALIGGPADQLVARERLEACRAAMETAGLPADPQLIHTGRFLFEDGLELGTILLRMARPPTAVLCGDDLLALGVYEAARRAGVHIPGDLSVVGFDGITATRWCGPPMTTVRQPFREIGAAAARLLLQLIMEDPVANTRVELPTALAIRASTAAPAPENASHHGVDSARSESRRA from the coding sequence ATGCAACCCGACTACTCGGTGACGGAGGCGGCCGCCCGGGCCGAACGCCGGGGCCGGCGACGCGGCGAGATGACCGTGGCCGCCGTCGCCCGCCTGGCCGGAGTGTCGAAACCCACCGTCTCGCGGGTTCTCAACGGGAAGTCCGGCGTCGCGCCGGACACCCGGCAGCGGGTCGAGGAGGTGCTCCGCGAGTACGGTTACCGCCGCCCGGCCGCGGTCGCTCCCTCGCCCGGGATGGAGGTCGTCTTCTTCGGGCTGGAGAGCACCATGGCGATCGAGATCATGCGCGGGGTCCAGGACGTGGCCGGCGACCGGGACCTCGGCGTGGGCTTCACCGACGTGGCCGCGTTCGGCGGAGAGGGACGCCCGTGGGCCGAACGGCTGCTGGCGCGCCGGCCGGCCGGCATCATCGTCGTCCATTCGCGCTTCACCGCCCAGCAGTACGCCCAGCTCTCGGCGAGTGGGATTCCACTGGTCTCCGCGCAGCCCGTGAACCCGCCGCCGGACGCGGTGCCCTCCGTGGCCGCCACCAACTGGAGCGGTGCCGTGGCCGCCACGCGGCACCTGATCGGGCTGGGCCACCGGCGGATCGCGCTGATCGGGGGACCGGCCGATCAACTGGTCGCCCGGGAACGACTGGAGGCCTGCCGCGCCGCCATGGAAACCGCCGGCCTGCCGGCCGACCCACAGCTGATCCACACCGGCCGGTTCCTCTTCGAAGACGGCCTGGAACTCGGCACGATCCTGCTCCGCATGGCCCGGCCGCCCACCGCCGTGCTGTGCGGCGACGACCTGCTGGCGCTGGGCGTCTACGAGGCCGCCCGGCGGGCCGGTGTGCACATTCCCGGCGACCTGAGCGTGGTCGGCTTCGACGGCATCACGGCCACCCGATGGTGCGGTCCGCCGATGACCACTGTTCGCCAGCCGTTCCGGGAGATCGGCGCCGCCGCCGCCCGCCTGTTGCTTCAGCTCATCATGGAGGACCCGGTGGCGAACACCCGCGTCGAGCTGCCGACCGCCCTGGCGATCCGCGCCAGCACCGCGGCTCCCGCTCCGGAAAACGCATCGCACCACGGCGTCGATTCCGCGCGTTCCGAAAGCCGACGGGCCTGA
- a CDS encoding glucuronyl esterase domain-containing protein, whose translation MTTTIRSGLIALTVAAVVAAAAVAATTAEAATGVALAASVEDEGADCAVSSFSTINNAQLPDPFTRINGTRISTTADWRCRRAEIREMAETYVYGQKPAKPATVTGSVSTTSITANVSDQGKSTSFSASVQLPSTGTAPYPAVFVLAGVADTATILASGAAVINYNPLTVGAEGTSRSAKSGAFYTLYGSTSTTGLEMAWAWGVSRLIDVIEQSGTSILRADGLGVTGCSRYGKGAFTIGVFDQRIALTMPIESGSGGVPAFRSIPGESGSQPLSSAYNEQPWLGDAFGSFTSNPNALPVDTHEMVAMIAPRGLFIMENPHIDWLAAKSGSVAALGGAEVYKALGAGDNITYWSDVSDGTHCANRSEWKTPLQQNIQKFLLRTGNAAGSFHISSKKAGNLSQWRTWTTPTLTSGATTSPTTVPTTTPPTTTPTTPPASGACSATVSLNSWTGGYVATVRVTAGSTALTGWSVGVTLPGGSAITNTWNATATGSSGTVSFRNVSYNGSVTAGASTEFGFQGTGTGPTATPTCQAG comes from the coding sequence TTGACCACCACAATTCGCTCCGGACTGATCGCGCTGACGGTCGCGGCTGTCGTGGCCGCGGCCGCCGTCGCGGCGACCACCGCCGAGGCCGCCACCGGCGTCGCGTTGGCCGCGTCGGTCGAGGACGAAGGCGCCGATTGCGCGGTGTCGTCGTTCAGCACGATCAACAATGCTCAGCTGCCGGATCCGTTCACCCGGATCAACGGCACGCGGATCTCGACCACGGCCGACTGGCGATGCCGCCGGGCCGAGATCAGGGAGATGGCCGAAACCTACGTCTACGGCCAGAAACCCGCCAAGCCGGCCACCGTCACCGGCTCGGTCTCCACCACCAGCATCACGGCGAACGTCTCCGACCAGGGCAAGAGCACCAGCTTCTCGGCCAGCGTCCAACTACCCTCGACCGGGACAGCACCCTACCCGGCGGTCTTCGTCCTTGCCGGCGTCGCCGACACCGCCACGATCCTCGCCTCCGGCGCCGCCGTGATCAACTACAACCCGCTGACCGTCGGCGCCGAGGGCACCAGCCGCAGCGCCAAGTCCGGCGCCTTCTACACGCTCTACGGCTCCACCAGCACCACCGGCTTGGAAATGGCCTGGGCCTGGGGCGTCAGCCGCCTCATCGACGTCATCGAACAGTCCGGTACCAGCATCCTGCGCGCCGACGGCCTCGGCGTCACCGGCTGCTCCCGCTACGGCAAAGGGGCCTTCACCATCGGCGTGTTCGACCAGCGCATCGCCCTGACCATGCCGATCGAGTCGGGCAGCGGCGGCGTCCCGGCCTTCCGCAGCATCCCCGGCGAATCCGGATCCCAGCCACTGAGCAGCGCCTACAACGAACAACCCTGGCTCGGTGACGCGTTCGGCTCGTTCACCTCCAACCCGAACGCCCTGCCGGTCGACACTCACGAGATGGTCGCCATGATCGCGCCGCGCGGGCTGTTCATCATGGAGAACCCGCACATCGACTGGCTCGCCGCGAAGTCCGGCAGCGTGGCGGCGCTGGGCGGCGCCGAGGTCTACAAGGCCCTCGGCGCCGGCGACAACATCACCTACTGGTCGGACGTCTCCGACGGCACGCACTGCGCGAACCGCAGCGAGTGGAAGACGCCGCTGCAGCAGAACATCCAGAAGTTCCTGCTCAGGACCGGCAACGCGGCCGGCTCGTTCCACATCTCCAGCAAGAAGGCCGGCAACCTGTCCCAGTGGCGGACCTGGACCACCCCGACCCTGACCAGCGGCGCGACCACCTCACCCACCACGGTGCCGACCACCACACCGCCAACCACCACGCCCACGACCCCACCGGCCTCCGGCGCGTGTAGCGCGACGGTCTCGCTGAACTCGTGGACCGGCGGCTACGTCGCCACGGTGCGGGTGACGGCCGGATCCACGGCACTCACCGGTTGGTCGGTGGGTGTGACGTTGCCGGGGGGCAGCGCGATCACCAACACCTGGAACGCGACGGCAACCGGTAGCTCGGGCACGGTAAGTTTCCGGAACGTCAGCTACAACGGGAGCGTCACGGCCGGCGCAAGCACCGAGTTCGGCTTCCAGGGCACCGGCACCGGGCCCACCGCCACCCCGACCTGCCAGGCGGGCTGA
- a CDS encoding MarR family transcriptional regulator, translating into MSHEPARASAIADLMRAGRETSRLSTVFRYAIAERLGLTVSDLECLDYLAEIGSATAGQVAERTNLTTGAVTSMLRRLQQAGYVTAERDPADRRRMIVTLRPERAAELERPYERFAEQAKQLVEGYSGEEVMLLVRHYGRMQAIYLAELDRLRNHDPAQ; encoded by the coding sequence ATGTCCCACGAGCCGGCCCGCGCGTCCGCGATCGCCGACCTCATGCGCGCCGGGCGGGAGACCTCACGGTTGTCGACGGTGTTCCGGTACGCCATCGCGGAGCGGCTGGGCCTCACCGTGAGCGACCTGGAGTGCCTGGACTACCTGGCGGAGATCGGATCCGCCACCGCGGGGCAGGTCGCCGAGCGGACCAACCTCACCACCGGGGCGGTGACCAGTATGCTCCGCCGGCTCCAGCAGGCGGGCTACGTGACGGCCGAGCGCGACCCGGCGGACCGGCGTCGGATGATCGTCACCCTGCGACCGGAGCGGGCCGCCGAGTTGGAGCGACCCTACGAGCGGTTCGCCGAGCAGGCGAAGCAGCTCGTCGAGGGCTACAGCGGCGAGGAGGTCATGCTGCTGGTCCGGCATTATGGCCGTATGCAGGCGATTTACCTCGCCGAGTTGGACCGCCTCCGCAACCACGACCCCGCGCAGTGA